tacaggcctgattggtgaattgctgcacagatggttttccttctgtaaggttcccctctctccacagaagaacactggagctcagacagagtgaccatcgggttattgatcacctcccagactaaggcccttctcccccgatcacttagCATAGATGGCCAGCCAGCCCGTTCACTGGAAGCCACTGTGCtcaatggaactttcagagcagcagaactttttctgtaaccttccccagccttgtgcctcaagacaatcctgtctcggatgcctacagacaattcctttgtctttatgcttggtttgtgctttgacatgcactgtaaaCCCTTTGACCTTATATAGAGAGGTGTATGCCTTTTcgaatcatgtccaatcaactgaatttaccacaggtgaactccaattaagctgctgaaacatctcaagaatgatcagtgggaaCAGAATGTACCCACTTGTGCCCATGTGATATTATgcccatgtgatatttcagggtttttatttttaataaatttgcaacaatttcaaaaaatcttttttttcacattgtcataatggggtattgtgtgtagaattttgaggaaattgatataatccattttggaataaggctgtaaaataaaaaaagtggaaaaagtgaagcgatatgaatactttccagataaACTGTAAATTCtattgacaatttaaaaaaatcatatatacaggtacacataataataataataataataataataataataataatgttattaattaaccTGAGTGGGACACTTTTTTAAGTTTCACATTTCTggatttaaatggatagtttaccaaaaaataaaaattttgttcacttcacacaaaagaagacattttgaaatatGCTGGAACCCATTGACCCATTTTTGTCCAACTAATGAAGTTGATGGGTCccagtatttttcaaaatatcatcttttgttctcaacagaagaaaaaaactcataaaggtttgaatccACATGAGGGTACGTAAATTGTGAGctaatttttaattattgtgtgaactatttctttGAGTTGTTCAAACACATATAATTGAATTACAATGAAAACCTTAGTTaactccaaaatgaaaattctgtggtGTTCCAAACCCATACAACTTTtgttcatctttagaacacaTATTAAGGTATATTAAGGTATTTAATCAAATCTGAAAGATTTCTGTCCTTTTATTAAATATCTGGTCATCTAAAACTCTGACACGCCAAACAtgagataaaaaataaatcaacaaggCCTTCTGAAGAGACATCACAGATTTGagattttatttagctttttattaaCCACCAATAaggttcattcatttttcatgcCAGCATATTTGAGCTTTTTTCCTGTCATATtttccagcaaattaagaaattaTCTTTaccagtttgacagcacacatgttgcaaattctcacaacataaacaactgaagaaacacgttGCATtttatcacaacacaaacaactgaagaaacacgctgcattttatCACAACATATAAAATGCAGCATgattctttagttgtttgtgttgtgaataaGTGCAgaatgtttcttcagttgtttgtgttgtgacaaaatgcagtgcgtttcttaagttgtgttgttacaaaaagcagcgcatttcttcagttgttaaGTCTcgttaagctttctcggccaccGTAGATAAGCTTCTGTTTATGATCACTGAACAATTATCAAAACCTACATTTGACTATGACATAAAGTGATTGTGTATATTCAGAAGACTACTTGATTATTCAGGAATGTggaataatttctttttttttttattaaattttaaagaaaaaagtcttcatttgtgttttgaagatgaacaaaagtctaCTGTGTTTGTCAgtaaagatgacagaatttttatttttgaatgatcAAACCCTTCACATACTGCAAAACATCATATTCAGTTTGCACTTCTTTTTCtcaaggatagttcactcaaaaatgaaaatcctgtatTTATTCCAACATCTAAACctgactgacttttttttttctttttttgagaaaTGAAAGTCTAAAGGGTTTAAAACAATGATGACATCAATTTCATTTTGTTGTTTgctgtccctttaagaatcaaGGAGCTGCTAATGTGCATGACAGCATTAGGATATAATAGGAGTGAATCTGATGTACCATTTGAGGGTGCCTGTGTTTGATTTTATAGCTCTTGCTACTGTACACCTGACTTGAAAGCCATACTTTATCACGGCCtagatattttcaacacagatGAGCTGCTTTACCCTGTAGTATTTAAAGAGCTTCTAGATTTGTTCGGAAACTTGTTGGTTTTTGACTTGAGGAAGCAAGATGACTTTGTACAGAAGAAATAAAGATGTTAAAACTTGTTTAGTGAAGGCTTTATGAGATCAGtgtgtataaatacatatataaagtgTTACTTTAGTCTCCCTGCGGAGTGCCTTGATTCTCACCTGCATGAACATTAGGGCTTGCCCATTCTCCCATGGGTCCATGAGTGTAATACTGTGAGCTTTTCTCAACTGTAAATGATGTATTTTACACAAATGAAGAAATCACACCACATGGTGACTATTGTTTTCTAAAGTTTGTAACATTGTTTCTGAGAAAAGAGTGCGTTGGATTCACAGGCTGTTTTGAATCTCTGCGTCAGGGTCTTTATCGTGCATCTCTCTCCCTGTATGGCAGCAGTGAGTGAATATAAatgatgtaaatataaatatgtaaacagtAGATTATATGcttgaaataaaaacacataggCCAGTAATTAAGTGTCTGTTTTCTTATTTGGGGCAGATGATATCCTGCagtatgacttttttttaattcatcgaTCTGTCACAGATGCCCCAAGTGGACATGGTGTCGGAACAAATATGAGATTGTAAGGGAAAATATTTCTCAGTGGCTTGGCATTCTCGGAAAAGCTTTGTGAATGAACAAAAATCATTCACATATAaccttttctctctttttcactTGTTAAATCTGATGTCACACTTTTCAGGTCTAAGCACTCAAACTGATCAGATGCCTTAAGTGAATAACAAATAGTACAGTATTTACTCTGTGTGCTTTAATACTGTTGAAAATTAGGACCGTaatatttatttgcatgtctAATCTCAGATGGTCAGACACTgatttgtttttcataactgGTTAAAATAGTGGTGTCTGAGATGAAGCAAGACAATAGTGCATATCATCAATTTATAAATGCCTCCTCTTAAAATCATACTTTCTCATACGAATGAATttgaataaaatcattcatttggATGAAAACTTTTAAAAGCAGGTGTGCCTCCAAACCCTACACCTACCTCTCATTGGGAAATGCAAagattgtactaaaatgtacgaattaatatgaattagccactaaattaaaacattacaaactgCTGTGATATAGCATGATAGCTAATCAGAGTCTTGCTAGGCATAGTAGAAACTTCCACACAGGTGTGTTGagtcaagttggagctaaatatggtatatgcagagctagtgtttcttgcCATACTGATAAACTACCGGTGAACCGGTGtgacttttttctattttatacggttccttttacagcattgatgttgtaatgtaattacaatacaattagttaaatagactttggcattcatttagttgctcaagtgtaaaacgagacaaaaagccgtttactcgcatgcGCCCATCAGGATCGGCAGGCTAGCACataagctccattgaatatactggggtaaaataaatgctcatattttaaagacatagtggggaaatgtaatttaatgcagtgtttcttgtacaatctgagacccactttatatctgaTACCACTCAGCCAggggagatcgctgatttttaaggaaaacagaccttaagtgccaattttgtaatggcatacagttcaccggaagcgattAACACAAGTTAcggacaaattaaaagtccttccgcatactgctgcatataccctattctgaAGGAGtgagtttgaaaacccctgatatacatctacatatattatatacatgcCTAGCTATATAGCCATTTTAAGCAATTTACTTTGGTGTTGTGTCACACTgtcatttcacttttatttctgtagtgctttaaacaaaacaaaggaaAACCTAGTAGAATTAATCTATCACTCACTACTGAaagcccgtagccagcctggtgaaagaggtggttcttttttttgcaaaaaaaattgacttttttttttcagttattcgactcatttttctatttaattatgacggAGGTTATAAGGAGGTTTATGCTCCTTCTTATATGCtcccacttctgcagatttatgtgccctgccgaaacttgcgttctgtgaatgaacgtcacctcGTGGTTTCATCCctaaaagggaagaaatcactttcccaaactctcacattcaatctgcccagttggtggaatgaactccctaactgcatcagaacggcagagtcacttgctgtcttcaagaaacgactaaaaactcaactgtttagtctccactttccttcctaatctgcaactgcctctctggctataccactaactgtactctctcaaaaaaaaaaacttgcattactaatgctttgcttcttagactttacacacctgaaacttctctatagcacttatttactgctgctcttatagttgtgtaattgcttacttgtcctcatttgtaagtcatattggataaaagcgtctgctaaatgtaaatgtttaaatactgcatttttgtgacatttatttatttatttgctagtCAAGTTCATTAGATggtcacactttttgatgtactaaaaatattttctaaagatttggaatgaaaaaatatggaaaaagagGCAACTTATATTTAAAGTACAAATTCATTACATCATATTAGCACGAGGGGttaaaaaataggaatctgtttaagttttaaattaaaaaaactgtaacatATTGTcagttattaggcaaataacaaactggccagcacattcaactttctcCAGTTAGAATTTGggcatttgaataataaaaataataataataataataataatgattataatacgtagagcttcacgatttttctagcctctcttgtaaaaagtacatttgataattcatggataacaatagCCTAATAAGTATTATAAGTAACTTTAGTATGGGCTGCCTTTGGTgctttacaacattttattttatttatttaaagcctttttgatgggttattttgatcatttatgaTGGTATAACAAGCAATCAGATGGTTATTGATTTTAGAAAAAATACCTCAGAGGTGAAACTGGTGGTGTCGCGGatgaaattgaaaaaatattataaagatTTAACTGAGGATGCGGGTAGAGAGGGTGTTGCGGACgctgccctctctattctgccgccctaggcgcagatataactgctgaggacgcgggtggtgagggaggtgtcgcggacgcctactagcagaaaatgttttaaaaccttgacttttccaaaactgcagtatacattgaaaacggttatcgtcccctGCCTAATTTCAAAGGCTGAAAAAGTTATTTGACTTCAAAATATGACAAACTATTTTAAAGGGGTGTGAcaattttctataggcactgtagtatgtatacttttattttgagATTGCATCTCTGCCCCACATTTCAGTAAAATATGACAACAAACATCAGTAAACAGTCTTTAttggtacaaaaaaaaaattggcctTAATCATGAATTTCATGAAACATGAACAGATGAAATGATAAACACTCTCCCAAAAAACAACTTAAAGTCTTACACACTGACTCTCTCAATCCCATGATCTTctcatttgtttgttccttcgTTCCTCATGATTCAATCAGTCTTTTATTTGGACCCTGTGGACAGCAGAGCGATCAGACCTGAAGAGGCACTAATGGATAGAATGTAGTTCCTGTGACAGAGACAGAGTGTAAACATTAAGAGTGGTAAACATCTTGACCCATCAACAAACTTCAACTGTCAACACTACAGTTGACTTACACTGTTGGGTTGAAGTTCTTCAGCAGAAAGAAAGAGGCCACAATGACGAGCAACAGAAACAGAGTGTTGTTGTAGAAGATGGAGAAAGTGGTTGCCTCGTAATCTGCCACCTCATTCTTCTTCCACAGGATCCTtcagtaaaaaaacaatacaatacacttAGTCACAGAATAAACATGTATAGTGCCATCTCAAAGGTAAAACATAAATAGATTACATATGAACTGGTTAATCAATGTCTTCAATAACAACTAGTGTAGTTAACTGAAACTTTGCAAAGctcaaaaaaaatacaatattaaaactaGGGCTGGACGACACAGCTAAAACAATTATTACAACATCATGTTTCATTTAATTCAGTATTGAtagttattgaatatttttaatacatttaggaatattaggatttaacCACTTTACTTTAATTTACCAATATTACCaaagcaaatagttttaatggtcaaaaacaaaaaatatttacaaaaatctctatatagtaaaataagcataagtgttaaagactcttaaacttgataaataaaacgtTACAAAGTGTGTTCAATGGTAAAGTACAAATACTGAGCAATCAATGCAaatttaaggtgtgaataataatgatacagtaaacctcaaactctgtcaacaacacaaattatgataatcaaatctgagcgttcaagtaaaggaactaactatcattattcaaatacataatcgcaacaacattacaaattgttaagttgaatgactatattacccacTATGTTCTAAAATCTTTCAGATTCAGCTGCTAgcggctgggatgcacaagaaaagaaaccaaaaagccagtCTGGCGATATACTTacatgctttttttaatttacaatctcctcactgttGCTATACAGCACTCATTTTCACATTTGTTATCCTGACCTGAAGTTGCGATGACAACCCAAAACTCACATGTGAAAAGCACAATACTGTCTTTCTGTAACTCGACGATCATCAACTGTTTTcttagaggatgacaaacggacaaaccattgcttcagctccgatacaagtttatggagaaaaagtaaaaagcactgcagtgtttgggtgcactGTGTttggtaattagtctaccgttactgaaatgtgtatattccataaagTGTGAAGCCGactggttagttctacttgcatgaatcgctATGCGCATGCAGCATTaactaggtgtgcctggaaaatgTGCACGCAAGTTGCATTTGCGCCGCAAGTCATGCGCCTGCATTGGAAATGACATACTTACACCGTAAGCATTCCTTCCAAGGTGCATACTCAGCAGCCACATTAACAAAACTATAGTGTATACCAAAACTTTTATCTTTTTAGAAAAAATTATACCGATGCCATTTTTAATCACCCAGCCATAATAAAAATGTTCagataaaaaaagtaaaagaaaaacaattggaAACATTGCCTATTCAACTGAATTAAATAGGCTGAAGAAAAAACAAACCACTACACCtagattggagaaaaaaaaaattattcaaattaattttaaacattaaaaaagttgTAGTATTCACAAAAAGCTGATAATAGTAAGCTTTCACTTGAGATTTATACTTGAgataatatacataaaatatttgaCATATTTGTTTAGATTAATTTGGCTGCATAATTGTTGTAGttcatgtatattttacaatctgAACGTTTTGATATACATTCGGTTTTTAGGCTTTGTTTTTGCAATCATCATTAACTCCTTTCATAATCAACTCATCCTTTACTTTTTCCAAAACTGtccaagtttcttttttttctgttgaacaaaggaacatattttgataaatgttagAAAACAGCAGTCGTTGATAGTATAGATTTTTTCTTACAAGTTTCCAGCATTATTCAGaatttttaaaattgtgtttcaaaaaaaaaaaataaaataaataaaaaaacctcataaatgtttaaatctACTttgtgagtgtgagtaaatagtgaaagaaaaaagtcatttttgggtgaaatgtccctttaagtcaACATATTTACAGTGGTGACAATGTGAAACAGCATTTTGTCATTGCGCTGAACACTTTGCACTTCTGTAGAATCTAAATATACTTTTTTGTATGAGAACACAgaatttctgcaggtttcaccaagttaaattgttaaatgtcccagatggaaaagattagtatttgccctatcaaaaaacattcttataatttaatacatttaataatacaataatatatattttttaataatttagatatttattagcaaaatattttaaacattgtgtaaaaacaagcaagctctacttgtattcatacactttttttccaacataaactttctttaaaaaaatatgaacgaATGttttaaatctatgcacaacagtctgtccaggtcgatgtactcagcagtaaatacatggagcacttttaacccaatgttattttaaggaaaataattaaaccattatgataaatgagagttaaaattacctttttaaatacaaagtttaaagttttattgagatggattgttaaTGATTGTATgagttttggccagattgggaagCAATTTAGgaataaaggaaaattaagacctgtttaaaaaaagatttaagacctacaacacaatatttcaataaataaaactaaggcataaaatttagattttgagatTAGGACATTTTAAAACGTATTAAGACTCCGCGGAACCCTGCAAACAGTTTCCTCTCCTACTTAAAACTTGTTGCACCCAAGTAATTCTTACCAAATAATTCATTCAGTATATGACGTGAAGctgtttttccattcattttaataaGACAAACAAACCTCTCGTCCTTCTCTTTGCGGGACATTTTGCGGTTGTCAGCCTCAGAAAGCTTGCGAGTCACTTCCTTTGACACGGCATCTTCACGTTTCTGAGcgaccctgaaaaaaaaaaatcagttccaCCAACACCCGTTCAGTTTTCTGAATTATCCAACTATTAAAGCTGATAGATACAGAGAGAAAATATTCTGCACTGAAACATCGTGTGAGGTTTCAGACAGATATACTTACTTGTGCTTGAGAACAAATTTGACATTCTTGTAAGCAAAGGCGACCAGGTAGGTGCTGACCAGAGTCATGACTGCATACAGCACTGCAGACTGAACCAGATCCATGTGCCAGATCCTCCAGAACAACCCTGatacaaaaacaagcacaaaTGCATGAGCCAGCTGAGAGCACAATACTGGAATTTTGCTTTAGCTGAATTTTTCAGTTAAGAATTGATGTACAAAAGACAATAACAATGGTCATCATGGATTGGTGTTCATATATTGAACACAAATAGACAGAAGACACAGAGAAAGCACAAAAGCAAAAATCTTTAACATACTCAAAGGGATGATTCACCCAAAAAcgtaaattgaggtaaagttagttttatattcgtaCATTCTGACTTGCTCTAAATGGGGAAATCATGTTATCAGCGaatgattatcaaagtacaacattgttgacagtcaattcaatagtgctaatgttgttttgaagtaatttaaatgcgaattcagacccaatattcaaatttgcgtggtaaacaatataaagacCGTTTTACCTCATTAAAACGTAAACGTGATCACCCTCGAGTTGTTtcaaccctttatgagtttctttcttctgttgaagacaagtGAATATatcctgaagaaagctgaaaacctgtaatcattgacttctatagtagaaaaATCTAACgagtaaagtttgttttatattcatattttcagACTTTCacctttttaatataatttctgaaaagtattgtttgcaaattctaaaaaGGGGTATCATTTAAGTAGCCAAATAACTATAACAGTGCAGCATTGTTCAACCAATTAAGTGAAATAGTGTTAATGATGTTCTGAAGTCAGACTTGCATGCGATTTCACACCGTATATTCAAAGCAGCGTAGTAAACAATATAGTAATCGTGTCACaactgaggtaaagttgcttttaCATTAGTACATTCTGACTttctatttaataatataatttcagaaaagtagtaTTTGCAACTTGTAAATGTGGAAATACAAAGTATAGTATTGTTGACGGTCAATTAAATTGAGCTGTTTTGGAATAATTTAaatgcgatttcagacccaatattcagatttgcgtggtaaacaatataaggaacGTTAAATGAACAAGTGTCACGTTCTTCTCATAATGCGTCATCATAAATAATATGCACTAGACTTTGTAAATTCTGCATTACTATTTTATTTGACACTAAAAAGTCTAAATAAgggaatttaaaaacaaattttcttAAGTGAAAAAaagtactatagaagtcaatggttacaggtttccagccgtcttcgaaatatcttctttcgcGTTTATCAAACAACTGAAGCTCATAAAGATTCGAATCGAAGTgagtaaatgtttaaataaatttaagaTTTGGGGGTAAACGGCTCATTAACTAAActctagaatagaatagaatagaatagaacactaTCTAGGTATACAGCTCACTTTTGAGAAACAACTAACACAGAATGTCATGATGAGGAACAGACGAGCCGCTTACAGATGGGGATCGCGGACACGATCAGCGCATTCCCGTAGAAAAGCGCCGTCGATTTCGCCGACAGGTTCCTGCTGAAATCCTGCAGAAGAAGATCCTCCTCTGACTGCTGTTTGTTGCTGGTTTTGGGTGCCATGTCTGCAGTCTATGCTTCTCTCCGATCCTTGGCTTGGGTGAAAAGAGACAGACACGTATGTGAACCGAATGGATGAAGCGCTTACGCCGCGTCAGCACAAACAGTGACGTAGAACTGATGCGCGGCGACTTTGAGGAGACTTGCCGATCTGCTGCCATCTAGTGTACGGGATGAGCATTTAGAAAACACATCACCCAAAAAATACTTTTACTCATTTAGCGGATGCTTTTATCCTAACTTACtagtgaggataaaagaagcacttcaaaatGATCAGAGCAGCAGTATATAAACGCTATGTTAAGTTTAAGTCACTAAATATGCATGTCTATATTTTACTATTAAATtgcagttttatttgtatatgatgcattaatttatatatttatagaccagaaaaaatataaataaacacttgaaTTTTGATCATGTCTCTCGTAACTGtcgtttat
The window above is part of the Danio aesculapii chromosome 18, fDanAes4.1, whole genome shotgun sequence genome. Proteins encoded here:
- the ssr3 gene encoding translocon-associated protein subunit gamma, which gives rise to MAPKTSNKQQSEEDLLLQDFSRNLSAKSTALFYGNALIVSAIPIWLFWRIWHMDLVQSAVLYAVMTLVSTYLVAFAYKNVKFVLKHKVAQKREDAVSKEVTRKLSEADNRKMSRKEKDERILWKKNEVADYEATTFSIFYNNTLFLLLVIVASFFLLKNFNPTVNYILSISASSGLIALLSTGSK